In a genomic window of Nothobranchius furzeri strain GRZ-AD chromosome 14, NfurGRZ-RIMD1, whole genome shotgun sequence:
- the LOC107389883 gene encoding olfactory receptor 1M1-like encodes MENITVPFYFNLTMFVNIRHYRLVAFTFCVLLYSFIVSANLLLILVITQHRALHQPMYMFIALLSLNSLYGSTGFFPRFLMDLLADVHLISYPACFTQIYIIYTYAVNELTILSVMAYDRHVAVCHPLHYYRKITPKTVVVLSTLAWIFPALVVSAVISLSAQLPLCGNEIQKVFCANWNVVKLSCVSTNVNNILGMFITITTVFLPFSYVLYTYLRIFVICWKRSAEFKGKVLQSCLPHLVSFLVYSITGFCDIALSRSRLEDLNLFAAVILSLEFVVIPPVLNPLVYGLKLPDIRRHIFELLQGNKR; translated from the coding sequence ATGGAAAACATCACCGTTCCTTTTTATTTTAACCTCACCATGTTTGTGAACATCAGACACTATCGCTTGGTGGCCTTTACGTTTTGTGTGCTGCTGTACAGCTTTATCGTCTCTGCCAACCTGCTCCTGATCCTGGTGATAACACAGCACAGAGCGCTGCACCAGCCCATGTACATGTTCATCGCTCTGCTGTCTCTCAACTCCCTGTATGGCTCTACTGGTTTCTTCCCCAGATTCCTCATGGACCTGCTGGCTGATGTTCATTTGATTTCATATCCTGCTTGTTTCACTCAGATTTATATCATTTACACGTATGCTGTCAATGAACTGACCATACTCAGCGTCATGGCTTATGATCGACACGTGGCTGTTTGCCATCCTCTACACTATTACAGAAAAATCACTCCTAAAACGGTGGTGGTTTTGTCAACGCTGGCCTGGATTTTTCCAGCTTTGGTCGTTTCTGCAGTCATTTCCCTGTCTGCTCAGCTTCCTTTATGTGGCAACGAGATACAGAAAGTCTTCTGTGCCAACTGGAATGTGGTTAAATTATCATGCGTTAGCACTAATGTTAATAATATTTTAGGTATGTTCATAACCATAACTACAGTTTTTCTTCCATTTTCTTATGTGTTATATACCTACTTACGAATTTTTGTTATTTGCTGGAAACGATCAGCCGAGTTCAAAGGTAAAGTGCTGCAGAGCTGCCTTCCACACCTCGTTTCCTTTCTCGTTTATTCCATCACTGGCTTTTGTGACATTGCGTTGAGTCGTTCCAGGCTGGAAGACCTAAATCTCTTTGCTGCTGTGATTTTATCCCTGGAGTTTGTTGTAATTCCTCCTGTTTTAAATCCTCTCGTTTATGGACTTAAACTGCCTGATATCAGAAGGCACATTTTTGAGTTGCTACAGGGGAACAAAAGATGA